Sequence from the Fulvivirga ligni genome:
ATCTTCAAAATAGGATAGAATCATATAAGCTGGAAAGCTCCTATGCGGGTCTATTTGGTAAGGCCATTGAGCCTGCTATAGAGCCGTTAGGGTACGACTGGAAAATTGGTATTGCGTTAATCACGTCATTTGCGGCTAGAGAAGTTTTTGTGGGTACAATGGCTACCATATATAGTATAGGTGATACAGAAGATGAGGCCACTATCAAAAATAGAATGAAGAATGAGGTAAATCTGGAAACGGGTGAGCCCAGATATACATTGGCTACAGGTCTGTCTTTGCTGGTATTCTATGCTTTTGCCATGCAGTGTATGAGTACATTGGCGATTGTATATAGAGAAACTAAAGGGTGGAAATGGCCTATGTTGCAACTTATCTATATGTCACTATTAGCTTATTGCTCAGCGCTTTTGGTATATCAGGGATTAACTTAAGATGTCTTTTCAAGAATTAGCTTTCTTTTAGCCCAGATCATACCTATCTCCATATTACTCACAATTTTGTATTCCATGGGAGGTGAGCCAATAAAAAAGGCGTTTTTCAAAGTGATCTGAATAATTGGTGATGGGGCAATGTATACTGCTCCAAGAATTTTTTCTTTGATAAGCTCTCGGTGGTCTCTATAAAAATACCCCAATTTGGACTTGAGGTTTGCTGTAAGCATTTTAGCAGTTGTTAGGTCCACAATTAAGATACTTTTGCTTTCTAGAGAGTTTAGGAAAGCAAGGGCATCATCGAGATATTGCTCGAAGTATTCCACAGTGGCACCCACTGGTTCTATCTTATTGAGATAGATTTCATTTTCTATTTTCTTAAAAGAAGAATAGCTAGACATATTGTTTTGTTACTGCTTAAGTATCTTTATACTATAACTACGTAAAAGCACCCGTGTACGGTTCCTATATATTAAGTTAAGATTTTAAAATGACACATAATAATAATATTCCGCTAAAAGATAGCTTTAAACTTCGTGAAGATGCTTTTAAGCTGGAATATAGAAAGTTGGAGAAGCACCATGCATTGGTGTCGGTGATTAGAGTTTCACTTTTCCTGTTGACTCTGGTCTTAATAGTTTGGTTTGCAAATGTTCGTTTGGCCGAAGGTATTCTGGGTACAATTGTGTTTTTTGGGGTAGCCTTTGTGGTTATTGTGAAATATCATAACAGAGTAAAAGCAAAAAGGGACAGGGCTGCTGCTCTATCTTTAATTAACCATAATGAGATAAAAAGACTGGATTTTGACTTTTCCGGTATTAATGGAGGTGAGGAATTCATTCAGAAACCTCACCCTTACGTTCAGGATCTGGATATTTTTGGGCGGCATTCTGTTTATCAGCTTTTAAATAGGTGCGAAACGCCCTCCGGCCGTGAAGCATTGGCTAAATGGCTGAAGCATCCGGCAGATTCTCAGGCCATAAAGAGAAGGCAGGAAGCTGCTCAGGAGCTAACAAATGATCTGGAATGGAGACAAAATTTTCAGGCGGCAGGTATGTCGGAAGGTAAAAGTGAAAGCAAAATTAAGACCCTCCTCAGCTGGATTAATGAACCTAACCAAGTGATAGATAAGCCTTGGCCGAAAGTTTTAATGTACGCTTTACCTGTGGTGGCTCTTTCTGCCCTTATGGCGGTCATTTTTTTTGATGCCAGCATCTATTTCATTTTTGGGGCGATGCTTGTTAACGGCATTGTGCTGAAGAGGTTTACAGGATACATAAAGAACATTACTGAAAAGACCGAAGCTGGAATTTCTGTTCTGGGCAGCTACGGCGTCATGATTGGCCTCATTGAAAATAAAGCCTTTCAATCGGATTATTTGCAAGAGCTCAAGATGGTATTTGAACATAAAGAAACTAAGGCCTCAGATTCAATTCTAAAATTAAAGTCTATTCTGGATTATTTACAGTCTAGAGCGAATGCCTTTTATCTGATTTTAAACACCTTCTTGCTTTTGGATCTTCACCTGGTGATTGCGGCCGAAAAATGGAAGAGAAACCAAAAAGCCGATGTCAATCACTGGTTTGAAAATATTGGTGACTACGAGGCACTAAGCAGCATTGCTGCTTTTGCTTATGCTCACCCATCATACCATTTCCCGGCCATTGAAGGGGATGATTATAAACTTGAGGCTCAGGAGATTGGTCATCCGCTCATTCTCCCTCAAGAGCGAATAAGCAATGATTTTCATATGGATGGAAAAGGGTCGATTAATATCATTACGGGTTCCAACATGTCTGGTAAAAGTACCTTCTTGAGAACTATCGGGGTAAATCTGGTTTTGGCCTTAGCCGGTAGCCCTGTCTGTGCCAGGCAAATGAAAACTTCCATATTACAGATATTTACCAGCATGCGTACCGAAGACGATCTGCAAAGCCATACGTCATCATTCTATGCTGAGCTCAAAAGGCTTCGTTATCTGCTGGATATTCTAGAGGAAGACGGCCTTCCGGTTTTATTTATGCTGGATGAAATTTTGAAAGGAACCAATTCAATCGACCGCCATAAAGGCTCTTCTGGTTTGGTAAGGCAGTTGTCAGATAAAAATGCTATGGGTTTTGTTTCCACCCATGATTTGGATCTAGGTGAGCTGGAAAACCAGTTGCCTAAGGTGAAGAATTATAGCTTCAATAGCGTAATTAATGGGGATAAAATAGTTTTTAAATACAAGTTAGAAGAAGGAATTTGCAGAAGCTTTAATGCCAGCAAGCTCATGCAGAATATAGGTATTGAAGTAGATGAAGTTTCCAGTTAGAAAAATCTAAATGGACTTCATGCTCATTTCAAATCTAATTGTTTAATTTGCTCATCTTGGGATGTTAGCTCAGTTGGTTCAGAGCACTGCCTTGACAGGGCAGGGGTCGTTGGTTCGAGTCCAATACATCCCACATTAGGTTGTATCAAAAGAGAGGTCTTTGGCCAAAAGTGATTTTATATATGAAGATTACTGCTTGTGATACAACCTCTTTTTGTTTTGTGATGATCCACCCTCCTAATTGGTGCATTTGCCCCTGTCATCAATGCTGATGTTTTATGCATTTATCCCGAAATTGCGTTAATTTCAATGAAACAAACTAAAATCTATTACTTAGAAAAACCAGATAACTCTAAAACGCTATGAGAACCAGACCTTTAACCGCCATTTATCTAATGGTAGGTGCTTTGCTATGGAGTAGTTCATTGCTCTTTGCGCAAAAAAAGCAAGATACTGATGCTGCCGTGGAGGCATTACTTTCAAAAATGTCAGTAGAAGAAAAAGTAGGACAGATGACTCAGGTCACCATAGACTTGATTCTAAAGGACAACTCTAATACCGAAATTGATCAGAAAAAATTAGAGGAGGCTATTTTAAATAAGCATGTGGGCTCCATTCTAAATGTAAAGGGCCATGCTTACTCCATGGACACCTGGCACAAGATTCAAACAGCCATCCAAGACGTAGCCACTAAGAAAACGGCCAATAAAATACCTATTGTTTATGGTATAGATGCTATTCACGGAGCTAACTACATCGAAGGATCTGTTCTTTATCCCCATAACATTGGTATGGCTGCCACCCGTAATCCTGACTTGGTAGCGGAGTCCGCCAGATTAACTGCCATTGAAACCAGAGCAAGCGGTATCAGATGGAATTTTGATCCAGTATTAGGTCTGGGAAGACAGCCTCTATGGTCTAGATTCGAAGAGACTTTTGGTGAAGATGTTGTGTTAGTATCAGAAATGGGGAGCACTGCCATTGAGGCTTATCAAGGTGATGACCTTCAGGCTTTTACGTCAGTAGCTGCTTGCCTTAAACATTTCTTGGGTTATTCACTTCCTGCTTCAGGCAAAGACAGAACTCCGGCATACATCACTGACTACACCATAAAAGAATATTTACTCCCTCCTTTCGAAGCAGCAGTAAAATCTGGTGCTGCCACTGCCATGATCAACTCAGGTGAAATCAACGGTGTGCCAGTGCACGCCAGCAAATATTACCTCACAGAGGTATTAAGAAATCAACTGGGCTTTAAAGGTGTTGCTGTTTCTGATTGGGAAGATGTGATTCGTCTGCATACTCGCCATAGAGTGGCCGACACACCCAAAGAGGCTGTGAGGTTGTCAGTGGAGGCTGGCCTTGACATGAGCATGGTGCCAACCGATTACTCTTTTTATGATTTGCTTTTAGAGCTTGTGAAGGAAGGTAAAATTACTGAAGAAAGATTGGACCTTTCTGTAAGAAGAATCCTAAAACTAAAGTATGATTTAGGCCTGTTCCAAAATGCATATCCTGAGAAGGAAGCCATGAAATTGGTGGATAGAGCGAAGGAAGAAGAAGTGGCTAAAACAGCGGCTTTAGAATCTATGACGCTTCTAAAAAATGAAGGTAATGTTTTGCCACTGCCAAAATCAGCTAAGGTTCTGTTGGCTGGTCCATCTGCGAATGAAGTTACATCTCTACATAGCTCATGGTCATATGTATGGCAGGGAAATGAAGCAGCAATGTATCCTAAAACTACTAAGACCATTAAGCAGGCTTTGGTAGAAAAGCTAGGTCAGGAAAATGTGATCTCATATACCGGAAATAAGTACGAAGCCGCTGAAAATTATGATGTAAATCAATTTAAAAAAGAGGCTTCGAAGTATGATTACATTGTATTATGCCTTGGAGAAAAGGCTTACGCCGAGAGCCCGGGAAGCATCAATGATCTTACACTGCCACAAGAGCAGATTGATTTGGCTAAAGCCGCTATAGCTACTGGAAAAAAAGTCATTTTGGTGCTGGTAGAAGGAAGACCTAGAATAGTTTCATCTTTTGTAGATGACATTCCAGGTGTTTTGTTAGCCTACAGACCTTCAACTAAGGGAGCTGAGGCCATTGCTGACGTACTTGTGGGAGATTATAATCCGAACGGAATACTACCGTTCTCTTATCCTAAATACAGCGGCGATTTAACAAAATATGATTTCAAGCATTCTGAAGCCATAAGAGAAAATGTGCCTAACCAATATACCACAGGCCAATATAGCGGTCAGTGGGCATTTGGCCATGGTTTGAGTTATACCACTTTTGAGGTAACAAGACTTAAATCTGATAAAACCACTTTTGGACCAACAGACGTGCTTACCATCACCGCTACGGTGAAAAATACTGGTAAGAAAGATGGTAAAATGGCAGTTGAACTTTATAGCAGTGATTTATTTGCATCTATCACTCCTAATAACAAAAGGCTTCGAAAGTTCGATAAGGTAAATCTGAAAGCTGGTGAAGAGAAAACGGTAACCTTCAAGGTGTCACCAATGGACCTGGCTTTTATTAATGCTGAAGGCAAGAAAGTTACTGAGGCAGGTGATTTTGTTTTGATAGTAAAAGATAAAACTATCAAAGTCACCTATAAATAATTACTTAATCGAGGCTGGGGCGAAATGCTTCAGCCTCACTTTCTAATGGCTTGTATTGAATAGGGATACGTACTATAAAATGAGCAATATTATGCTCGGACTCCACCAGTTTAATAGTTCCCCCTAAACGTGTTACCGCCAGGTTCACCATGTAAAGCCCTAAGCCAATAGAGCCATGAATACCTGCAGCTCGAGTAAACATTTCGAAGAGTGTGGGAATGTCTTCCTGTTTTATTCCTATGCCATTATCCATGATACTTATCTCCAGGTAAGGGCGGTCAAATGCCGCAAATACAGCGATTAAAAGCTCATCTTTAGTTGGGTCATTAAATTTAATAGCATTATCTAATAAGTCAGAAACTATAAATTTGATCAATAAAGGATCTGAATAAATTGTGAGGCCATCCATTACGTTATGCTCTAACGAGAAGCCTGATAGCTGATCCTCATATTCCTCAATTATAGAATGGAAGATATCTGAAAAGTCAATTTCCTGAGGTTCAACCTTGGTTACACTTATATCATAGACGGATGATAGTCTGGCCAAAATGGTATCAAGGTTTTTGGCATCTTTAAAGAACCGACTGAAATATTCTTTCGATTTTTCATCTTCCACATCCATTAACGCTACATTACAAAGACCTAATAGTCGTGCCAGTGGCCCTTTTATATCATGAGCTGTTTTGTAAATAAATGAGTCCAGTTCTTGGTAGGACTTCCTTAACTGCTCATTTTTTTGCTGAATAATCTTACGTTTTTCTTGGGCTCGGCGTGTTTCAAGCCTTTCATTGGCCAGTGTTTGTAACGCTAGTTCTTTTCTTGTTACATTAATTCTATCTGCTAAACCCAGAGAAAACAAGGCTACTTCAAACACCGTCGCGATCTGTATTGCATGCTCTGTAATGTCGTTTTCAACGGATATATTTAACCTTTCCAGAGCAAATGCTAATCCACCAAGTATAAATAGTGCATTAGCGCCCAAAAAATACCTGGCTGGGGTAAAGCCCTGTCGAATATTTTGAATAGCCAATGTAAGTATAGCCAGGAAGCTTACCGCCGCTGATATAATTGTAAGTGTTCTGCCTGTTTTCCAAAATCCTAAGACCATTATTATTGATACTAATACTAAAAAGAGCATTATGAAAAAGGTGATGATGCTCATGGCTCTGTTGTGCTGCCTTATTTTAAGAAAGCTTCGGCTAAATGTAAGGTAGAAAAAAACGGCCGAGACCGGGGATAAAAACCTTATGTATAGATCTAATCGCGGTGAATTTTTGAACAATGAATTTGCCAGATAGCCATTGTTTGAAGCAAAAAACAGCAACAAAAAAAACAGGAAGATTACATAGTATAAATAGCTATTGCTTCTTAATGAAATGAAAAGTAAAAAATTGTAAATGAGCATTATGCCCAGTGCTCCATAAAATAACGCCTGAGAGAGTTTTTCTTTTTCAAACCTTTTAAAGAAGGTATCGCCGACATAGAGTCTTGATGATTTTAGCGTGAAGCTTTTAAACTGATGTGAGATGTCTGTTGTACTATGTAGCCGTACATATATCTGTCTGGTTTTTCCTGCTGGTATTTCAATATGATGAAATACCATAACCCCAGACTGTACTGGCCTGTCTTTTACGTTTAGCAAATCACCACTTCTAGCCTGAGATAGAAGGGAGTCATATTCATTCAATACATAGAAATCTACATAGTCGGTAAAGGTGAAATTGATATTACCGCTCACCGTCTCCGCCAATTTGTTCTTGATATTGAAGTGTAACCATTGTGTGTTGCCTAATTGAGCACTATCCTGATAGGCTGAGAAATGTGCAGACCGTATCACTTTTTGAATGTCAGCCGTTTCAGTACTGTCTTCCCAGTAAGTAATATATGGTGTAAGGTCAGTAATAATATTTGGCTCATCGATAACCACCGTATTCTGGCTAAAGCAATGGATGCTCAGACATGCCATAATAAACATTAGAAGTGGCCTCATTGACGGAAGTTTAATATCCAAATGGTTTGGAGCTTACAAAGTACTAAGATTTCTTGGCTCAAAAAATTTAAAGATATAATTAAACTCTCAACAGATATAGATTATATCAGAAAATAGAAATATCTGACTATTTGCCTGCTTTAAAATGATTTATTTATCCAACTTAGCCGTTATGTAAGGGTAAAATTGGTATCTTTTGTTTTACTACCTCATGAGTTTTAATTGCAGAATAATTTTCATTGTCTTTTTGCTTTTTGGCACATTCGCTGCCAATGCGCAAATTATCAGGCTTGATGCCGATACAGACGAGAAGATTATTACCATTAACCAATTGAAATTCTATCAGGATGCCACTGGAAATGATAATTTCGATGATATTTTCTACCAGCCTGAGCTTTTCAGAAGTGATCCCAATTTTGCCTTAAAAGACTTCGATCCAGCCTCTACTTATTGGGTTAGAATGAAAGTCAATTTTCCGAAGGACTCCGAAAAGCAGTGGATTATTGAGTTCTACGATCAAACCATAGATCATATTGAAGCCTACATACCTCAGCAGGGAGGTGGATTTAAAAAGTTCGTTTTAGGTGATCAGTATACTTTTGATTCAAAGCCTTTCAAACATAAAAACTTTGAAATACCGCTAGACGGGCAGCTGCAAGGCATTAGAGAGTTTTACTTTATGTTTAAAAGCAGCTCAAATGCTGATGTACGAATTGCGATAAGAAGTGTTAATAGGTTTATTCATTATTCGCTTAATGAATACTATCTCTATGGTCTTTTTTATGGTATGATATTGATTATCAGCCTTTATAACCTTTTAATTTACTCAGCCATAAGAGAGAAAAAGCATGTTTACTATACCTTTTATATTTTGAGTGTAGGTGTCTACGCTATGTGTGTAGATGGGATAGCTTACCAGTATTTATGGCCTTCGTGGCCTCAATGGAATCAGATTTCTTATGGGGTAGCGCTGTTTTCATTAATATTCTGGGCATTGGTTTTCGGTCAGCGCTTTTTAAATACTAATGTTAGGGCACCAAGACTTCATGTCATTATCAACTGGACTATAGGACTTAGATCGGCTCTGTTTTTATACGCACTGTTTGTTGATAACTCAATTT
This genomic interval carries:
- a CDS encoding MutS-related protein, whose amino-acid sequence is MTHNNNIPLKDSFKLREDAFKLEYRKLEKHHALVSVIRVSLFLLTLVLIVWFANVRLAEGILGTIVFFGVAFVVIVKYHNRVKAKRDRAAALSLINHNEIKRLDFDFSGINGGEEFIQKPHPYVQDLDIFGRHSVYQLLNRCETPSGREALAKWLKHPADSQAIKRRQEAAQELTNDLEWRQNFQAAGMSEGKSESKIKTLLSWINEPNQVIDKPWPKVLMYALPVVALSALMAVIFFDASIYFIFGAMLVNGIVLKRFTGYIKNITEKTEAGISVLGSYGVMIGLIENKAFQSDYLQELKMVFEHKETKASDSILKLKSILDYLQSRANAFYLILNTFLLLDLHLVIAAEKWKRNQKADVNHWFENIGDYEALSSIAAFAYAHPSYHFPAIEGDDYKLEAQEIGHPLILPQERISNDFHMDGKGSINIITGSNMSGKSTFLRTIGVNLVLALAGSPVCARQMKTSILQIFTSMRTEDDLQSHTSSFYAELKRLRYLLDILEEDGLPVLFMLDEILKGTNSIDRHKGSSGLVRQLSDKNAMGFVSTHDLDLGELENQLPKVKNYSFNSVINGDKIVFKYKLEEGICRSFNASKLMQNIGIEVDEVSS
- a CDS encoding glycoside hydrolase family 3 N-terminal domain-containing protein; protein product: MRTRPLTAIYLMVGALLWSSSLLFAQKKQDTDAAVEALLSKMSVEEKVGQMTQVTIDLILKDNSNTEIDQKKLEEAILNKHVGSILNVKGHAYSMDTWHKIQTAIQDVATKKTANKIPIVYGIDAIHGANYIEGSVLYPHNIGMAATRNPDLVAESARLTAIETRASGIRWNFDPVLGLGRQPLWSRFEETFGEDVVLVSEMGSTAIEAYQGDDLQAFTSVAACLKHFLGYSLPASGKDRTPAYITDYTIKEYLLPPFEAAVKSGAATAMINSGEINGVPVHASKYYLTEVLRNQLGFKGVAVSDWEDVIRLHTRHRVADTPKEAVRLSVEAGLDMSMVPTDYSFYDLLLELVKEGKITEERLDLSVRRILKLKYDLGLFQNAYPEKEAMKLVDRAKEEEVAKTAALESMTLLKNEGNVLPLPKSAKVLLAGPSANEVTSLHSSWSYVWQGNEAAMYPKTTKTIKQALVEKLGQENVISYTGNKYEAAENYDVNQFKKEASKYDYIVLCLGEKAYAESPGSINDLTLPQEQIDLAKAAIATGKKVILVLVEGRPRIVSSFVDDIPGVLLAYRPSTKGAEAIADVLVGDYNPNGILPFSYPKYSGDLTKYDFKHSEAIRENVPNQYTTGQYSGQWAFGHGLSYTTFEVTRLKSDKTTFGPTDVLTITATVKNTGKKDGKMAVELYSSDLFASITPNNKRLRKFDKVNLKAGEEKTVTFKVSPMDLAFINAEGKKVTEAGDFVLIVKDKTIKVTYK
- a CDS encoding sensor histidine kinase; amino-acid sequence: MRPLLMFIMACLSIHCFSQNTVVIDEPNIITDLTPYITYWEDSTETADIQKVIRSAHFSAYQDSAQLGNTQWLHFNIKNKLAETVSGNINFTFTDYVDFYVLNEYDSLLSQARSGDLLNVKDRPVQSGVMVFHHIEIPAGKTRQIYVRLHSTTDISHQFKSFTLKSSRLYVGDTFFKRFEKEKLSQALFYGALGIMLIYNFLLFISLRSNSYLYYVIFLFFLLLFFASNNGYLANSLFKNSPRLDLYIRFLSPVSAVFFYLTFSRSFLKIRQHNRAMSIITFFIMLFLVLVSIIMVLGFWKTGRTLTIISAAVSFLAILTLAIQNIRQGFTPARYFLGANALFILGGLAFALERLNISVENDITEHAIQIATVFEVALFSLGLADRINVTRKELALQTLANERLETRRAQEKRKIIQQKNEQLRKSYQELDSFIYKTAHDIKGPLARLLGLCNVALMDVEDEKSKEYFSRFFKDAKNLDTILARLSSVYDISVTKVEPQEIDFSDIFHSIIEEYEDQLSGFSLEHNVMDGLTIYSDPLLIKFIVSDLLDNAIKFNDPTKDELLIAVFAAFDRPYLEISIMDNGIGIKQEDIPTLFEMFTRAAGIHGSIGLGLYMVNLAVTRLGGTIKLVESEHNIAHFIVRIPIQYKPLESEAEAFRPSLD